The Bacteroidia bacterium DNA window CTTTTGCATACACCAAGTCAATTATTTTGTATAGCTTTGTGTATCAAATAGAAATATATTTTTAGGAGAATATATTTAGGTATTTTTTTATGTGGAATCAAATATTGGGGGCTATTTCTCGAGATAACTTTTTAAAACAATTGATTTACTTAGGGTTCATTGTATTTGTTTTGAAGGTTTTTGCATTACCGTTTGTTCAGATTACAGATAGCGATGCAGTGAGTAGGATTTTTTCTGCCGCAGAGTGGGCAGCTAATCCACATCTTATTGTAAAGGGTATTTGGGGGCCCATTCATTATTATTTGCTTGGAACTCCGTTAATGCTGTGGAACAATGCGGTCTATTGTCCGATGCTGGTTACCATAATATTTTCAGTAGCGATTATATTTCCGGTATATTTTTTTGTAAAGCAAGGGTTTTCTGCCAGAAGTGCTTTTTGGGTATGTGCCAGTTTAGTATTTTGTACTATATTATTTCGGAATAGCTTTTTACCGTTATCAGAAACGCCTTTTTTGTTTTTTGTAGCCTGTAGCTTATACGATAGTGAAAAATAAACAAGACCAATATTTTGCATATTGGATTTTTTATTTTATTTTTGGTTTTTAATATAAATCATTATGTCATTTGCATTATATATTCCTGTATCAGAAAGTTTGACTGAGTTGAGAAAATCATTAAAATCATCGTCTTTAATGATGCAACCTCGCATCAAAATGTTGGTAGCGATGAAAGAGGCGGGCAGTAAAGGTATTTCTAAACGTGAGTTGATGGATACCATTGGTGCCAGCAGTCAAAGCATCCACAATTGGCGCACTGCCTACAAAAAAGGAGGTATGGACACCTTGCTACATAATGGTAGGAAAGGGAAAGCAGGAAAGCCATCAGTGTTCACCAAGGAAGAGCATAAAAAAATGGAAGAGAAACTGCATGACCCTAAAAATGGACTGGCAGGGTATATTGAACTCAAGGAATGGATAGCCAATGAGTTTAACAAGGATATTAAATACAACACAGTGCTTAAATATGCCACAAAGCATTTTGGGACAAAGGTAAAAGTAGCTCGCAAAAGCCATGTCAAAAAAAATGAACTAGCTGTTGAGGATTTTAAAAAAACTTTATTAATAAAATAACCAATATAATCCTTTCATTTTCAATAGATTTTCAATCTGTTAATCTCTATTTTCAAGACGAAAGCCGTTTTGGATTACATACCAAGTATGGTAGAGGTCTTACGGCCAAGGGCATTCAACCGGTGTGTACTTTCCAACAAGTTTTTCAATACACTTATCTTTTTGGAGCATTTTCTCCTGTAAGTGGTACGCAATTCCAACTGGAGATGCCTAGTTGCAATGGAGAAACTTTTCAAATTTTCATTGATGAGTTTTCATTGCAAGAGCCTGAAGAATACAAAATAATGGTTTTGGATAATGGTGCATTCCACAAGGCAAAAAAACTAATCATTCCAAAAAATATCTTCCTATTATTTCTACCTCCTTACAGCCCAGAGTTAAACCCTGCTGAAAAGATATGGCAACATATCAAAAGAAAGTTTACCAATAAACATTTCGAAAATTTAGAACAAATCAGCACATTCTTTGACCAAGCAATAAAGAACCTAAGCCCTCAAATGGTAATGTCTATATGCACATTCAAATATATGAATATAGATACATTTTGGTCTAATTAAAATATCATTATCGTATTATATCGGTGATTTCACAAATGAATGTGCCAATAAGTAAATCAAGGCTATAATTCATTGTTTCCATCTTTTATCTTTTTCTTGGGATAATTGATAGCTGAAGGTGATGATTGTAAAGAGTTAATATTCAGATATATTGCTTATTGTAAATCTTTAAAGAGAAAAGTAAATGTAGTGATCGTTTATACAATTTACAAAAATAAAAGAAAAATAAGGTTACCCCTCGGCTACGGCAAAATTGTAGCCTGAAATTGTTAGCGAAGTATTATGTATATTTGTATGTGATTTATCATTTAACAACGGAAGAGCTTTTACTTAGAGCCTTAGAAATAGGAGTTTACAAAAATCCATCACTAAAAACTGAGGGTTTTATACATTGTTCACCAAAAGAGGAAGTTCTCTCAGTTGCGAAACTTCATTATGATAGTTCACCTAAAATGATTGTACTTTCAATTGTAGAAAAACGCCTAACTGTTCCTGTAAAATGGGAAAATGGACTTTCTGATAAACTTTTCCCCAGAGTTTATGGCTCAATCCCTGCCGAAGCAATCGAAAGCATAGATTTAATTGAAAAAAATGAATACGGAGAATTTGTATGGATTACAAAAGATTAACACAAGCAACCAAGATTGCTGTTTTATTTTTTTTAGGAATACTAACTTCTTGTGAGCAAGATACTCCTAAAAGTAGCTTTACCCAAAAGTTTCCCAAACATCCAATCTCTTTGGTGGAAACTTTGGGAGATTCCTTACGGCTCATTAACCCAAGCGGCGATACCGTAACATGGAAAATGTTTTTTGATTCCAAGACGCAAGTCAGTACGATCACCGAAAATGCGGAAACCCTTTTTACGGGCTGGGCAAGCCGATTTAGAAAACGCTATTACTTATCTACGGAGCAAAAAGACAAAACGTACTATTATGACGCGATAGAAATCAACCAATCCAAAAACCAACTACGAGGCTTTGCAGGCTTACAAGCTATGTTTCAAATAGATAAACTTATTGACAACCAAAAAATCCCCAAAAGGATGTTTCCAGATAAAGAAAACTATCCCTATCGCTTAAAACCTCACCGGAGAGCAGTTCATAAAATATTTAACAATATTTTAGATGAGGCTGCTAATACATTCCAGCTATTACAGCAACTTCCCCAACATCCGGAAATCTATGAAACCCCTGATACCTTATTACAAGAAACACAAACAGATAAAAATCAAAATGATGCTGATAATCAGTTAGTAGAAAAAATATTTCCGAACCCCACAACAGGTGTTGTTAATATTGTATTACAAGAGCAGGGGGATTATACCCTAAAAGTGCTGAACAGTACCGGTGTTATTGTTAATACCTTAGCGTTTTCCGGAACTGAAAAGCAAGTTGATTTAAGCGGGCTACCACGTGGTATTTACTGGCTTCAAATAACAGAAAAAGAAGGAGATTCCGGATCTACTGCACGCATTGTTTTAGAATAAGTTAGATGAAGGTCGGCTACTTTGTTAGAATAATATTTCTTCTAAGTGTTTTTTTCCAGTCTTTTGCACAAGAAAAATTACTACCGGAAAACTACTTTGATGGCCTCGAAAGTGGTGGATTTTTCTGCAAACGCCCCGAAAATCAGTTTGCACAAAAGCAGTCCGTTTCTTTACAGCGCACCTTAATAGCTGCCGGACA harbors:
- a CDS encoding IS630 family transposase, which encodes MDFQSVNLYFQDESRFGLHTKYGRGLTAKGIQPVCTFQQVFQYTYLFGAFSPVSGTQFQLEMPSCNGETFQIFIDEFSLQEPEEYKIMVLDNGAFHKAKKLIIPKNIFLLFLPPYSPELNPAEKIWQHIKRKFTNKHFENLEQISTFFDQAIKNLSPQMVMSICTFKYMNIDTFWSN
- a CDS encoding DUF952 domain-containing protein; its protein translation is MIYHLTTEELLLRALEIGVYKNPSLKTEGFIHCSPKEEVLSVAKLHYDSSPKMIVLSIVEKRLTVPVKWENGLSDKLFPRVYGSIPAEAIESIDLIEKNEYGEFVWITKD
- a CDS encoding T9SS type A sorting domain-containing protein — translated: MDYKRLTQATKIAVLFFLGILTSCEQDTPKSSFTQKFPKHPISLVETLGDSLRLINPSGDTVTWKMFFDSKTQVSTITENAETLFTGWASRFRKRYYLSTEQKDKTYYYDAIEINQSKNQLRGFAGLQAMFQIDKLIDNQKIPKRMFPDKENYPYRLKPHRRAVHKIFNNILDEAANTFQLLQQLPQHPEIYETPDTLLQETQTDKNQNDADNQLVEKIFPNPTTGVVNIVLQEQGDYTLKVLNSTGVIVNTLAFSGTEKQVDLSGLPRGIYWLQITEKEGDSGSTARIVLE